A single window of Phlebotomus papatasi isolate M1 chromosome 4, Ppap_2.1, whole genome shotgun sequence DNA harbors:
- the LOC129808527 gene encoding uncharacterized protein LOC129808527, whose protein sequence is MADPTFMTSGPIDLILGSQIYATILKEGVKKNKLLCAQNTELGWILTGTTPTNRNSSERKAISMITMAEIDEQLRAFWEMDQTKKSNKKIIHHCEKHFAETHTRTQDGRYEVKLPFEDDTSKLGDSRKQAMARLVHLENKFATN, encoded by the coding sequence ATGGCTGATCCTACGTTCATGACTAGTGGACCAATTGACTTAATCCTGGGTTCTCAAATTTACGCGACAATTCTCAAAGAGggtgtaaagaaaaataaactccTATGCGCTCAGAATACCGAATTAGGGTGGATCCTTACAGGAACAACTCCCACTAACAGGAACTCATCGGAAAGAAAGGCCATAAGTATGATTACTATGGCAGAAATCGATGAGCAGCTAAGAGCATTTTGGGAAATGGATCAAACTAAAAAgtcaaataagaaaattatccATCATTGTGAAAAACACTTCGCTGAAACCCATACTAGGACTCAGGATGGACGCTATGAAGTGAAGCTACCATTTGAGGATGATACATCAAAGTTGGGTGATTCCCGGAAACAAGCTATGGCTCGTTTGGTACATCTCGAAAATAAATTTGCGACTAATTAG